Proteins from one Paenibacillus amylolyticus genomic window:
- a CDS encoding SDR family NAD(P)-dependent oxidoreductase produces MTTITGQMLASKIVMITGAGRGIGAEAARLFAQQGASVMLVARTETELRKVRDEIETSGGDAAYFTADLSDASNVEEAVKATVERYGRLDAAFNNAGIGVTVSSLVDEREEDFDLIQSVNYKGVWLCMKAQIKAMMETSGSGSIVNTSSVGSLKGNPGLGAYGASKRAVNSLTQTAAVEYGPAGIRVNAIAPGTTMTDMIQQWVSINPDIIEQISVKTPLRRPAEPIEIANAAAWLLSDYSSFVTGVVLPVDGGLSV; encoded by the coding sequence ATGACAACCATTACAGGACAAATGTTGGCGAGCAAGATAGTGATGATTACAGGTGCGGGGCGAGGCATTGGAGCTGAGGCAGCAAGGCTGTTTGCACAACAAGGAGCTTCTGTGATGCTCGTCGCAAGAACAGAGACTGAGTTGCGCAAAGTCAGGGATGAAATTGAGACGTCGGGCGGAGATGCAGCATATTTTACAGCCGATCTGTCAGATGCAAGCAATGTTGAAGAAGCTGTTAAGGCTACAGTGGAACGATATGGCCGTCTGGATGCTGCTTTTAATAATGCAGGCATCGGAGTCACGGTATCCTCGCTGGTGGATGAGAGAGAAGAAGACTTTGACCTGATTCAGTCCGTAAATTATAAAGGCGTCTGGCTGTGCATGAAAGCCCAGATTAAAGCCATGATGGAGACTTCAGGTTCAGGTTCCATTGTCAACACCAGCAGCGTGGGTAGTCTGAAGGGGAACCCGGGATTGGGAGCGTACGGGGCATCTAAACGAGCGGTAAACAGTCTGACTCAAACGGCTGCGGTTGAATATGGGCCAGCGGGTATCCGGGTCAATGCCATTGCTCCGGGAACCACAATGACGGATATGATTCAGCAATGGGTTTCTATTAACCCCGACATTATTGAACAAATTAGTGTTAAGACACCTCTCAGGCGTCCGGCTGAACCTATTGAGATTGCTAACGCAGCCGCTTGGTTGCTTAGTGATTATTCCTCTTTTGTTACCGGGGTCGTTTTGCCTGTAGATGGTGGACTTAGTGTATAA
- a CDS encoding DUF1629 domain-containing protein, protein MNYYFLESQYPRRGFISGGTTFIPQLDMNYVAVENPLPEGTTAEVELVSSVRNLNVDYFETITGTRHVSDRFKKLLEETNTNAQFIPTTVCYHDGRTVEETYWTVHQLDRLDVFDYERSEYGRKAVIAASVQQPPRKIVKVVSRICLHEERIGEHEFFMLDYINIFKPMVSKDFYEVCQKHKLYLNVTEVGNVRGLLCVVIISDNVFIIYEKSMFIHIYSPETT, encoded by the coding sequence TTGAACTATTATTTTCTGGAATCTCAATATCCACGCAGAGGGTTCATTAGTGGCGGAACGACCTTCATTCCCCAATTAGATATGAATTATGTGGCGGTAGAGAATCCGTTGCCGGAGGGGACAACCGCAGAGGTTGAGTTAGTGTCTTCGGTGCGCAATCTGAATGTAGATTATTTTGAGACGATCACAGGTACAAGACATGTATCAGATCGGTTTAAAAAGCTGTTGGAGGAAACGAATACAAACGCACAGTTTATTCCGACAACGGTATGTTATCACGACGGTCGTACGGTGGAAGAAACCTATTGGACTGTACATCAGCTTGATCGTCTGGATGTTTTCGATTATGAACGTTCGGAATATGGACGCAAAGCGGTCATTGCTGCATCTGTACAACAGCCTCCGCGTAAGATCGTCAAAGTTGTATCCCGGATCTGCCTTCATGAAGAGCGAATTGGCGAGCATGAATTTTTTATGCTGGATTATATCAATATCTTCAAACCCATGGTTTCAAAAGATTTTTACGAAGTATGCCAGAAACATAAGTTATATCTGAACGTGACAGAAGTTGGAAATGTGAGGGGTTTATTGTGCGTTGTCATAATTAGTGATAATGTTTTCATAATTTATGAGAAAAGTATGTTTATACATATTTATTCACCCGAAACAACGTAA
- a CDS encoding phosphotransferase — MYNVFGAGYLITQSARVHGGAQKVIYKMDFKNGFTCLLYVWDISSNYFQEEILNEPTFHSSYGSEHFSMNTRFLAQHGIRTPTLYHLNNDRDRHAYDFALVEYVDGLKAEAYFQHKNHKDRDIVFQRIRDMLFTMHNIQRNVYGNANDNSKKAEPCYKVQRLDAETALSYASKHMTVIRKNEEKLLEKLSELEGAIEPRELYSFIHGELGPDHIWIDHAMQPCLIDIEGAGFFDLEHEHSFLEFRFGDLYHHLKNNDLDPARMIFYRFCHHLSLVSGGLKLLHRHFPDQQFAKGLAEYHARCAVQMLM; from the coding sequence GTGTACAATGTATTTGGTGCCGGTTATCTTATAACGCAGAGCGCAAGAGTTCATGGAGGCGCACAAAAAGTCATTTACAAAATGGACTTCAAGAATGGGTTCACTTGCCTGTTGTACGTTTGGGATATTTCCAGCAACTACTTTCAGGAAGAGATCTTAAATGAACCCACTTTTCACAGTTCATATGGCAGCGAACATTTCTCAATGAATACTCGCTTTCTCGCACAACATGGAATTCGAACACCTACCTTGTATCATCTAAATAACGATAGAGATCGGCACGCTTATGATTTTGCTCTTGTTGAGTATGTCGATGGACTGAAAGCCGAAGCCTATTTCCAGCATAAAAATCACAAGGATCGGGATATAGTGTTTCAACGAATCAGGGATATGCTGTTTACTATGCATAACATCCAAAGAAATGTTTATGGAAACGCCAACGATAACAGTAAAAAGGCCGAGCCTTGTTACAAAGTTCAGCGTTTGGATGCGGAAACAGCCCTATCCTATGCATCCAAGCATATGACCGTTATTAGAAAAAATGAAGAAAAGCTGCTTGAGAAACTATCCGAATTGGAAGGCGCAATTGAACCCAGAGAGCTCTATAGTTTCATCCACGGAGAGCTGGGTCCGGATCATATATGGATAGATCATGCGATGCAACCATGCCTTATTGATATTGAGGGCGCAGGATTCTTCGATCTCGAACATGAGCATAGCTTTCTGGAGTTTCGCTTTGGAGACTTGTATCACCACTTAAAAAATAACGATCTCGACCCGGCGCGGATGATATTCTATCGATTTTGCCATCATTTATCTTTGGTATCCGGAGGGTTAAAGCTGCTTCACAGACATTTCCCCGATCAGCAATTCGCTAAAGG
- a CDS encoding helix-turn-helix transcriptional regulator has protein sequence MNDSERRLALGNFLRDLRSALSPLDVGLLPGNRRRTRGLRREEVAGIANIGLSWYTRLEQGRDIRPSVGVLESLASALKLTPNERRHLFLLAGESLPPQSTIMEEKISSTIQDMLNELNPNPAYVIGKKWDFLAWNKAADAVFTINRVSPPHDYNLMWRQFTDSVWKEGSEDWERVSQRMISEFRTSRARYLNDDSFDNLIEDLKRTSADFTRMWQYHEVPGSLDGYKRLLHPTFGVVEFEHVTLQFPNEPDQRIMIYMPHPATKTLLEHYFTHE, from the coding sequence TTGAACGACAGTGAGCGCCGTTTAGCGCTAGGTAATTTCTTAAGAGATTTACGCTCCGCTCTTTCTCCCCTTGATGTCGGCCTTTTGCCTGGAAATCGTCGTCGCACACGAGGTTTGCGGCGAGAGGAAGTCGCCGGGATCGCGAACATAGGACTTTCATGGTATACACGCCTTGAGCAAGGTCGAGATATCCGTCCATCGGTAGGTGTTCTGGAAAGCTTGGCTTCAGCGCTCAAGCTGACACCCAATGAGCGAAGACATCTCTTTCTGCTTGCTGGAGAATCACTGCCTCCCCAATCGACTATTATGGAAGAGAAAATCAGCTCAACCATTCAGGATATGCTGAATGAATTGAATCCGAATCCGGCCTATGTCATCGGGAAAAAGTGGGATTTTCTCGCTTGGAATAAAGCGGCGGATGCTGTATTTACGATAAATAGGGTATCACCTCCGCATGATTATAATTTGATGTGGCGCCAATTTACGGATTCTGTGTGGAAAGAGGGATCGGAGGATTGGGAACGTGTCTCACAGAGAATGATTTCCGAGTTTAGAACGTCAAGAGCACGCTATCTGAACGATGATTCATTCGACAACTTAATCGAAGATTTGAAGAGGACAAGTGCTGATTTTACGAGGATGTGGCAGTATCATGAAGTGCCAGGTTCACTTGACGGCTACAAGAGGCTTTTGCACCCCACTTTTGGAGTTGTTGAATTTGAGCATGTCACCCTTCAATTTCCTAATGAACCAGATCAGCGAATCATGATTTATATGCCTCATCCAGCAACAAAAACTCTTTTAGAGCACTACTTCACGCACGAGTAG
- a CDS encoding fibronectin type III domain-containing protein gives MNRLLPIQVPGLSEVDSIAAGNGYISGAVSKSSQIYIWGKDVRSLNAKSLTSPHQITIDDQPKEMVTIDKPVNLILKVMNSSTVQLSWDQPKAQNELEDGYNIYQNNVLIGSTKEKNYVINNLDATKEYNFYITTKDTSGKESEASNTVKREGLRNILTSIILQDSLRTSCLNRVRK, from the coding sequence GTGAATCGCTTGCTCCCTATCCAAGTACCCGGCTTATCGGAAGTGGACTCCATAGCAGCAGGGAATGGATACATCAGTGGTGCAGTTAGTAAATCTTCTCAAATTTATATCTGGGGGAAGGATGTAAGATCATTGAACGCAAAAAGCTTAACCTCGCCTCATCAAATTACTATTGATGATCAACCAAAAGAAATGGTGACGATAGATAAGCCTGTGAATCTGATACTTAAAGTAATGAACTCCTCTACTGTTCAATTGTCATGGGATCAACCAAAGGCACAAAATGAGCTTGAAGATGGGTACAACATCTACCAGAACAACGTGCTGATCGGAAGTACCAAAGAGAAAAATTATGTTATTAATAATCTGGATGCAACCAAAGAGTATAACTTTTATATCACAACGAAGGATACATCAGGCAAAGAATCCGAAGCAAGTAACACGGTGAAAAGAGAGGGATTGAGAAATATACTTACATCTATAATTCTTCAGGACAGCTTAAGGACATCTTGTTTGAATCGGGTAAGAAAATAA